The Candidatus Polarisedimenticolia bacterium region ATCGCGGGTGGGCGTCCGGCCCCTTCGAGAAAGTGAGCGGCCGCACCGCGGCCTCCCCGGCGAGGTCGACCATGAAGAGATCGGTTGCGAAGCGATTCTCCTCCAGGCTGGCCGCGCGCACTTCGATGACCGCCGTCCTGCCGTCGGGGGACACCCGGATGTCGGCGATCGTCTTGAAGGCGACGACATCCTCGAGCACCATGGGACGAGCCTGGTGCCGTGCCGCCGGGGGGGCGGGGCCGGGCGAGGCACCGCGTGGCCGGCTGTCCGCCGCGGCCGATCGGGTCAGCGCGACAAGAGCCAGGACCGCGGCCAGCACGGGCTCCTTGGCCGTCGGCCGCATGACTCAGTCCTTACCCGCCTTGACGATCCGGTCGATGAGCTTCGGGTCGTCGGGGAGGAGGCCCGATTGTGGCAGGCGGGGCGTCAGGGTCGCCCAGTTCCTGTCCATGGCGAACACCTTGCGGAAAAGCGGCAGAGACTCGTCGACCCGCCCCATGTTCACCAGGGCCACCGCCCACCAGTAGACCATCTCCGCGCTGTCGGGCACGAGCTTCGCGGCGGCGGCGTATTCGGAGAGCGCGCGGTCGTTGTCCTTCTTCTCCACCGCCAGGTCGCCGGCGTTCATGTGGCCGTAGGCGCGCTGCAGGGTGACCAGTCGGCGGAGCTCATGGAGCGGCTCGGGGCTGTCGTCCACGCGCAGGTCGAAGAGACGGTCGTCCCACGACCTCCCGGTCGGCTTGCCGGCCACGACGACGAGGGCCGCCGATTGCCGGCCGCGGATGTCCCCTCCCGCCGCCTGCGCCGCGTCGAGCGCCGCCAGCATCCTCTCGGCGAGATCCCCCTTCGTCGCCTCGAAGGCGCGCGACATGGCCGGCCACACGGCATCGCTCAGCATCAGATTCGCCTGGACCGAGTAGTTCGCCCCGACGATGTGGCCGGCCGCCTGGATATCCTTTCCGCCGGTGTGCGCCGCCACGCGCCCCTGCGCGTCGATCATCGCCACCTGGCGCACCTCGCGCCCCTCGTCGCCGGCCAGGAGGGCCCTGAGCGCGTCGGGAGCGCTCCGGCCGGCGCGCATCAGGTCGAGCCCCAGCTTGCCGTAGGCCGGATCGACGAACGACTGGGTCGCCACCGCGCCGACGCCCGCCTCGGCCCACGGCACGATCGAGCCGACGTTGAACCAGTGGGACTGCACGGCGACGCCCATCTCCCCCGTCCCGGGATCGCGCGCCACGATCGAGAAGGTGTGCACCGGCCGCTCCGACGGGTGCGGCGTCGAAATCGGGGCCAGGGCCACCATGAGGCCCATCAGAAAATTCTTCGTCATGTCTCACCTCGGATCGCCCGGAATGAACTCCCGCTGTACAATGCCCCCTTCCATGCGTCCACCATTCCCGTTCATTGTAGGCGTGCCCCGTTCCGGGACGACCCTCCTTCGTCAGATGCTCGACTCCCACCCCGATCTGTCGATTCCGGCGGAGACGGGGTTCGTCCCCGACGCCCGGAGGATCCTCGCCGCCGGCATGGCGGACGGGCGCGAGGCCTTCTTCCGGATCGTGACGCTGTCGCCCGCCTGGAGCGGCTTCCACCTGGAGTCCGAGGAATTTGATACGGCCCTGGCGGCGATCGAGCCGTTCGACCTGGGCGAGGGAGTGCGGGCCTTCTATCGTCTCTGCGCCGCGCGCCTCGGAAAGCCGCGCTGGGGGGACCGGACGCCGGCGTACGGGGCGCACCTCGACGCGATCCAGTCGGTCCTCCCCGAGGCCCGCTTCATCCAGGTGATCCGGGACGGCCGCGACGCCGCGCTGTCGGTGACCGGCCTCTGGTTCGCCCC contains the following coding sequences:
- a CDS encoding sulfotransferase, which produces MRPPFPFIVGVPRSGTTLLRQMLDSHPDLSIPAETGFVPDARRILAAGMADGREAFFRIVTLSPAWSGFHLESEEFDTALAAIEPFDLGEGVRAFYRLCAARLGKPRWGDRTPAYGAHLDAIQSVLPEARFIQVIRDGRDAALSVTGLWFAPDGEIEALAADWRARILKTRMLAKGCAHYLEVRYERLITDPPAELRRVCEFIDLPYDSNMERFHERQDPESRPPDPSGVERWKRDMGADMRRRFEAVAGDLLAELGYGTGGDAPARPGRRLSSFFRQRRLTRESPSDP
- a CDS encoding DUF1028 domain-containing protein, which codes for MTKNFLMGLMVALAPISTPHPSERPVHTFSIVARDPGTGEMGVAVQSHWFNVGSIVPWAEAGVGAVATQSFVDPAYGKLGLDLMRAGRSAPDALRALLAGDEGREVRQVAMIDAQGRVAAHTGGKDIQAAGHIVGANYSVQANLMLSDAVWPAMSRAFEATKGDLAERMLAALDAAQAAGGDIRGRQSAALVVVAGKPTGRSWDDRLFDLRVDDSPEPLHELRRLVTLQRAYGHMNAGDLAVEKKDNDRALSEYAAAAKLVPDSAEMVYWWAVALVNMGRVDESLPLFRKVFAMDRNWATLTPRLPQSGLLPDDPKLIDRIVKAGKD